The following is a genomic window from Bos taurus isolate L1 Dominette 01449 registration number 42190680 breed Hereford chromosome 11, ARS-UCD2.0, whole genome shotgun sequence.
atggttatctgaattaaattcacccattcctgtccattttagttcactgattcctagaatgtcgatgttcactcttgccatttcctgtttgaccacttctaatctaccttgattcatggccctaacattccaggttcctatgcaatattgttctttatagcattggactttacttccatcaccagtcataccAACAACTGGgagttgtttttactttggctccatctcttcattctttctggagttatttctccactgatctccagtagcatattgggcacctaccgacctagggagttcatctttcagtgtccaatatttttgccttttcatactgttcatggggttctcaaggcaagaatactgaagtggtttgccattcccttctcgagtggaccacattttgtcagaactctccaccatgacccatctgtcttgggtagtCCTACACGACGAGGCTCacaatttcattgagttagacaaggctgtggtccatgtgatcagtttgattactTTCTataattgtgattttcattctgtctgccctctgagggataaggatgagaggcttatggaagcttcctgatgggagagactgactgtgggggaaactgggtcttgttctgatgggtggggccatgcagtaaatctttaatccagttttctgttgatggtcaAGGccgtgttccctccctgttgtttgacctgaggccaaactatggtggagctaatgaagataatggcgacctccttccaAAGGTCCCGTGCAcgcactgccacactcagtgcccctgaccctgcagcaggctgcCGCAGACCCACGCCTCccccagagactcctggacactcacgggcaagtctgggtcagtctctcgtggggtcactgctcctttctggtaggtcctggtgcacacaaggttttgtttgtgccctccaagagtctgtttccccaatcCTATGTaaattctgtaatcaaatcccacagGCCTCCGAAGTCAAATtctctgggggttctcagtccctttgccagattcCAAGGCTGGAAaatcagttgagctatttcaaatcttaaaagatgatgctgttaaagtgctgcactcaatatgccaacaaatttggaaaatactcagcagtggccacaggactggaaaatgtcagttttcactccaatcccaaagaaaggcaatgctaaagaatgctcaaattaccacacaattgcactcatttcacatgctagcaaagtaatgctcaaaattctccaagccaggtttcaacagtacattaatGGTGAACTTCCacacgttcaagctggatttagaaaatgcagaggaaccagagatcaaattgcaaacatccttggatcatagaaaaagcaagagaattcctgaaaaacatctacttctgctttgttgactacgccaaagccttttactgtgtggattgcaacaaactgtggaaaactcttcaagagatggaataccagaccaccttacctgcctcctgagaaatctgtatgcagatcaagaatcaacagttagaaccggacatggaacaacagactggttccaaatagggaaaggagtatgacaaggctgtataatgtcaccctgcttatttaacttctatgcagagtacatcatgtgaaatgcagggctgaatgaagcacaagctggaatcaagattgccaggagaaataccaataatctcagatacgcagatgacaccacccttatggcagaaagtgaagaggaactaaagagtctcttgatgaaagttaaagaagagggtgaaaaagctggcttaaaacttaatgttcaaaaaactaagatcatggtatctggtcccatcacttcatgacaaatagatggggaaacagtgaaaacagtgagagactttcttttcttgggctccaaaatcactgcagatattgactgcagtcatgaaatcaaaaggtgcttgctccatggaagaaacaCTATGATCaacctcagttcagctcagtccctcagttgtgtccgactctttgcgaccccatgaatcgcagcacgccaggcctccctgtctatcaccaactcccggaattcactcagactcatgtccatcgagtcagtgatgccatccagccatctcatcctctgtcattcccttctcttcctgcccccaatccctcctagcatcagagtcttttccaatgagtcaactcttcgcatgaggtggccaaagtactggagtttcagctttagcatcattccttccaaagaaatcccagggctgatctccttcagaatggactgcttggatctccttgcagtccaagggactctcaagagtcttctccaacaccacagttcaaaagcatcaattcttcatcgctcagccttcttcacagtccaactctcacatccatacatgaccacaggaaaaaccatagccttgactagacagacctttgttggcaaagtaacatctttgcttttgaatatgctatctaggttggacatcataactttccttccaaggagtaagcatcttttaatttcatggctgcagtcaccatctgcagtgattttcgagccccaaaaaataaagtctgacactgtttccactgtttcctcatctatttcccatgaagtgatgggaccggttgccataatcttcgttttctgaatgttgagctttaagccaactttttcactctccacttcttttgtcaagaggctttttagttcctcttcactttcagccataagggtggtgtcatgtgcatagctgaggttattgatgtttctcccggcaatcttgattccagcttgtgtttcttccagtccagcatttctcatgatgtactctgtatataagttaaataagcagggtgacattatacagccttgatgtactccttttcctatttggaaccagtctgttgttccatgtccagttctaactgttgcttcctgacctgcatacaaatttctcaagaggcagatcaggtggtctggtattcccatctctttcagaattgtacacagtttattgtgatccacacagtcaaaggctttggcatagtcaataaagcagaaatagatgttttctggaactctcttgcttttttgatgatccagcggatgttggcaatttgatctctggttcctctgccttttctaaaaccagcttgaacatcaggaagttcatggttcacatattgctgaagcctggcttggagaatttttagtattactttactagcatgtgagatgagtgcaattgtgcggtagtttgagtattctttggcattgcctttctttgggattggaatgaaaactgaccttttccagtcctgtggccactgctgagttttccaaacttgctggcatattgagtgcagcactttcacaccatcatctttcaggatttggaatagctcaactggaattccatcaccttcactagctttgtttgtagtgatgctttctaaggcccacttgacttcacattccaggatgtttggctctaggtcagtgatcacaccattgtgattatcttggtcgtgaagatcttttttgtacagttctcctgtatattcttgccacctcttcttgatatcttctgcttctggtaggtccataccatttctgtcctttattgagcccaactttgcatgaaatattcccttggtatctctaattttcttgaagagatctctagtctttcccattctgttgttttcttctatttctttgcattgatcgctgaagaagtctttcttatctcttcttgctattctttggaactctgcattcagatgcttatatctttccttttcccctttgctttttgcttctcttcttttcacagctatttgtaaggcctccccagacagccattttgcttttttgcatttcttttccatggggatggtcttgatccctgtctcctgtacaatgtcacgaacctcattccatagttcatcaggcactctatctatcagatctaggcccttaaatctatttctcacttccactgtataatcataagggatttgatttaggtcatacctgaatggtctagtggttgtccctactttcttcaatttaagtctgaatttggcaataaggagttcatgatctgagccacagtcagctccttgtcttgtttttgttgactgtatagagcttctccatctttggctgcaaagaatataatcaatctgatttcggtgttgaccatctggtgatgtccatgtgtagtcttctcttgtgttgttggaagagggtgtttgctatgaccagtgcattttcttggcaaaactctattagtctttgccctgcttcattctgtattccaaggccaaatttgcctgttactccaggtgtttcttgacttcctacttttgcattccagtcccctatgatgaaaaggacatcttttttgggtgttagttctagaaggtcttgtaggtcttcatagaaccgttcaacttcagcttcttcagcattactggttggggcatagacttggattactgtgatattgaatggtttgccttggaaatgaatagagatcattctgtcgtttttgagattgcatccaagtactgcatttcggactcttttgttgaccatgatggccactccatttcttctgagggattcctgcctgcagtagtagatataatggtcatctgagttaaattcacccattccagtccactttagttcgctgattcctagaatgtcgacgttcactcttgccacctcctgtttcaccacttccaatttgccttgattcatggacctgacattccagtttcctatgcaacattgctctttacagcattgaaccttgcttctatcaccagtcacatccacagctgggtattgtttttgctttggctccatcccttcattctttctggagttatttctccactgatctccagtagcatattgggcacctactgacctggggagctcctctttcactatcctatcattttgccttttcatactgttcatggggttctcaaggcaagaatactgaagtggtttgccattcccttctccagtggaccacattctgtcagatctctccaccatgacccgcccatcttgggttgccccacggg
Proteins encoded in this region:
- the LOC132346640 gene encoding craniofacial development protein 2-like, which produces MVALCWSSREEIPHTQGKRNPSKMVGVARGHRRADTLKPYSQKTSQSNHTRTTALSNSVKLSHARGATQDGRVMVERSDRMWSTGEGNGKPLQYSCLENPMNSMKRQNDRIVKEELPRSVGAQYATGDQWRNNSRKNEGMEPKQKQYPAVDVTGDRSKVQCCKEQCCIGNWNVRSMNQGKLEVVKQEVARVNVDILGISELKWTGMGEFNSDDHYIYYCRQESLRRNGVAIMVNKRVRNAVLGCNLKNDRMISIHFQGKPFNITVIQVYAPTSNAEEAEVERFYEDLQDLLELTPKKDVLFIIGDWNAKVGSQETPGVTGKFGLGIQNEAGQRLIEFCQENALVIANTLFQQHKRRLHMDITRWSTPKSD